Part of the Candidatus Atribacteria bacterium ADurb.Bin276 genome, CTTTTCCCCTCTCTGGTTTATAAAAAATTCGGCCAACCTTAGATATCGACGATCTTGGCTTACTCGATACAATTTTAGGAGGGCAAACTCTATCTCTGGATGGCCGGGATAGCCCTTCCTTTTATTTATCTCGGTGCCAAAATTCGAAACGATATGGTTGGCCAATCGTGTAATTGTTTCAAAAAAACCGGTTTTACCAGGTACTTGGTAATGGGCTACAGCTGCTTCAATCATATGGCCTGCAGTGTAGAGTTCATGATTCTCACGGAGATTAGTCCAACGCCTTTCAGGCTCTTTTATAATGAAATAGGTATTAAGATAACCATCCGACTGCTGAGCTTTCATTACCAGATTAACACTTTCATCAAGCAATCTTTCAAGATCTGGGTCACGATAGTTTAGGAGACAGTAACTTGTTGCCTCAATCAATTTGGCAACATCGCTGTCTTGGAATACCATTCCATAGAATTCACCAGATGAATATCCAGCAGCAATACGAAAATTTTCTAAAGCATGGCTTTTTGGTGCTCCAGGAATATCATCATTTAAAATTTTCCATTGATAGGGAACAATCACTTCTCTCAGTTTTTGTAGACGTTGGCCCCAAAAAGTATTTTGGTTGAGTATCTTTACACTTTTCATTTCTATCGGTTTTTTCTTGTTGATACCTTTTTCCATCATTGGTTTCCCTTTCGAGTCAGTTTATGCCAGTTTGAAGAGGAAACTCAAAAACCGACAAAGAATGAGCAGGAATTTGAAGTGAAAACACCCGGTCTGGGATTGTCATCCTTCTTGAATTGATCTTCACTCGGCTCGGATTTTCAAAATCATTCCTATCCATTACGTCTGAGGAGTTAAGCTCGAAGCAATTGGCATCCTTGGTAACATCTAAATCAGAAAGATCGACCTTGACCTCCAGGTTCTTGTCCAAATAGTAATTTCCTAAAGCAAGACACATCATATGGCGTTTTTCATCATAGGTAGCCGATCCATCAAGATAGGGAACATTGTGAAGTTGAAAAGATAACTGCCCTTCAAAGAAACTCTTTGCTTTTATCGAATATCTATCTGCTGCGATTTCTATACCCAGACGCGTTCGGCCCGTATGGTTCACGAACATGTCAAAAACATGATAGATGGGTGTCAAAACTATGCTTTGGGAATTGGTTTTTATCATTCCCAAAGCATTGACCATTTGAGCTAGATTGGCCATTTGAACCGAATCACACTTGCGGTGCAGGGCAAAAAATACACCGGCAGCAAACAAAGCATCTTTTAAACTATAAGGTTCTTCAAGAAAGATCATCTTTTTTTCTATTATCTCGACTTCTGGTATAACCTGATACCAGACATTCCATTCATCAAGGGCAATTTTGATATGATCAAGTTGAAGATGCTTAATTAAGCTATCTAAAAGTTGTAGTCGTTCTTCAACATAGTACGCAGAAGCTACTGTGTCATAGTAATTATTCGAGCCATGGTACTGGTGTATAGAAATATAATCAATTACTTTCCCGGCATGTTTCAATACCGTCAGGTCCCATTCCGGATTATCGGCTCCTACTGCTATGACTTTTATTGAAGGATCGATACCTTTCATGAACAGGGCATACTGCCGTAACTTTTCGGAATATTCATTGGCGCTGCTATGACCAACTTGCCAATCACCGTAAACCTCGTTTCCGATCCCCCAATACTTAACTCGATAAGGAACCGAGTTTCCATACTTTTTGCGCAAATCAACATATTCAGTAGGAGTGTCAAGATTGGTGTATTCTAACCAACTCAATGCTTCATCAAGGGTACTGGTTCCTAAGCCAATAGCGAAGTAAGATTCTGCTCCAATTTCCTTACAGTATTCAATGAATTCGTCGGTTCCAAATTCGTTGCTTTCCAAACCTCCCCAAATATAATTTAAACGAGTCGGCCTTTTATCGAGTGGTCCAATTCCATCTTGCCAGTGATAGGCTGATACAAAATTGCCACCGGGCCATCTCAGAATTGGACACTGAATTTTCTTGACAGCTTCTAAAACATCTTTTCGAAATCCACGCTCATCAGACTTCGGTGAATTCTTATCATAAATACCACCATAAATACATCGGCCCAAATGCTCGATGAAATGACCATAAATGAGATCATTTATTTCACCGGTTTTCACTTTCCATACTTTAACATAACCATTCATTACCTTCCCTCCCCAGTTTATTTCTCTTTCAATCTATCTAAAATATACGAATAAATAAGTCGATAAAAAAAGGGATTACCGGTATAACCAACATGCAACATAGTGCTGTTGAGAATCAATATTAAGCAATTCAGGTCTGGAATCGGAACACACTTCTTTACCTCGAGGGCATCTTGGGCAAAAACTACAACCAGGAGGTGGATTAGTAAGACTAACCGGGTTCCCTGGGATCGATTTTTTTTCTGTTTTATCACCAATTTTAGGTATTGATGAGAGTAGAAACTTCGTATAAGGGTGAAGGGGATTGGCAAAAACTGATTTAGTTGAGCCAAATTCTATAATACAACCACCATACATGATTGCCATCATATTTGATAAACCAGGAACCAAGGAAATGTCGTGGGTAATAAAAATAAATGTACTTTTTGATTGATTCTGAATAGTGCTTAAAAGTTGTAAAATATCACGTTGAGTGACAACATCCAGAGCCGATGTTGGTTCATCAGCAATGATTACATCTGGTTTTAAAAAAGTAGCCAAGGCTATGACGCTCCTTTGCCTCATTCCTCCAGAAAGTTCAAAGGGGTAAATGCGTAAAACATAAGAAGGAAGATTTACCATTTCTAAATGATCTTTTACTTTTTGTTCGTCAAAAGTTTTTCCATGGGAGTTTGCCAGGTCAGAAAATATATCTCTTAATCTTCTAACCGGATTGAGAGCACTTAAAGAACCTTGAGGGATATAAGAAATTCTTTCCCACCAAATATTCTTTAGGTCGTTGCCGTTAGGAGAGAGCTCATATTTTTGATCACCAAAATGATAGCAAACTTTTCCTTCTATTATCGATAGAGTTGAATCGACAGCCCCATATAATGCTCTGGCTAAGGTTGTTTTGCCGCAGCCAGATTCTCCGACTATCGCTAAAAAACTATTTCCTTCAATATTTATTGACACATCTTCAACTGCTTTAATCTCTTTCACGATTCCATATTGTTCGGTAGTATAATAGGCTTTTAGGTTAGCAACTTCTAATAATACTTGAGTTTGTTTCTCTTGTTTAATCACCTTGCTCATCTGCTTAGCACCCTGGCCCGTGGATTAATAAAGTCTGTCATGCTCACAAAAAGAAGGTATAGTGAAGTAAAAAGAAGGATAATAAAGGCAATTGGGATAAATATCCACCACCATATGCCCATTACCATGGCTTGCTGCTGTATAGCCCAGTAGGTTATGGTTCCCATCGTCGGAATGTCCAAGGAGGTGAGACCAAGAACCGATAGAGTTATTTCAAAACCAAGGGACCAAAGCATATTATTTATGGTGGTCGCCAGCACAATGGGAAGAATGTGAGGAAAATACTCGTAGAAAATCAGTTCCCAAGTATTTTCACCTGAGAAAATAGCGGTTATAGTAAACTTTTGCTCTCTTAAACTCAGTACTTGAGATCGAATTAATCGTGCATCCCATGGCCAACCAAATAGAGCTAGAACAATAGCCAGAGTCGAAAGGTCCATTTCTCTGGTTAGAAGCTTTAAAAATATCAATATTGGGAAGATAGGTAAAACAATGAATGAATCACAGAGAAAAATTAACATTTGATCAATAATTCTTCCTTTATATCCTGCTATAACACCGATTATTATGGCAATTAAACGAGATAAAATTGCCACTTCTAACCCGAAAATAAGCGAATTTTTTAAGGCAAAAGTCATCATCCAGAAGAGATCTTGCCCTCTACCATTGGTTCCGAACGGATGGCTCAATGAAGGTGGGCGGTTGATTGGAGCATAGTAGGATGCACGAAAATCATAAGGGGAAAATAAAGATATGATGGCAAAAATTATCAAGAGAATAAGAATAAGCAGAGGAATTCTAAATCGTAAATCGTGTTTGAAAAGTCTTTTTGTTGTATCTAAAATTGCTATGGGAGTCAATCTCGGTTCCCTCCTTATAATGGCACTATACTCTTAAGAAGTACCACCCGTATACTGAATTCTAGGGTCAATAAAAGGCAGCAAAAGATCAACAAATAAGGTAGCTAATGCCACCGACATGATCGAACACAAGGTAATACCCATAACCAAGTTGTAATCTGATTGCATTATTGCAGTGAAAGCTAAAGTTCCCAAACCAGGATAATTAAAAACAATTTCAGTAATAATGGTACCGCTAAAGACTGTTCCGAGTTGCAGGGCAAGTCCGGTTAATTGAGCAGGCATAGCAGTTTTCATGACATAGTTTCTTAGAATCATTTGGTCTTTTAACTTCATTTGTTTGGCAAATACGACAAAATCTTCATGTATAATGTTTGAAGTGAGATTTCTCATATTGAGAAACCAGGCACCCATCCCAATGATTATCAACGATAAAGCAGGTAAGAAACCATGTTTGGCAACACTTTTCAAAAAAACCCAACTGTAAGATGGTTCAATTCCAATTTGGAAAGCTCCTCCTGCAGGAAACCATCGCAAAATATAAGCAAACACAATTAAAAGAGCAAGGGCAAAAATGTAATAGGGGATTGGTCGTACAGCATTAGAAAGCATTTCAAAAATTTTAACCCAAAGACTTTTACTTCGGTAAGTGGCTATTCCTCCTAAGATAGTCCCTATAACCCAAGCTATCATGGCAGTTAAAACGAGAAGCCCTGCCGTCCAGGGGAGTGATCTATAAATCAAAGTGATGACGGGTGTTGGAAAAGATGCAAAAGAAGGTCCTAAATTTCCTTTGAGCAGCTCTTGCCAGTAAGTAATATATTGCTGAAACATCGATCCTTCTAAACCATAGAGTTTTAAAAGTTCATCCCTCAATTTTTCCACGCTCTCAGGCGGTAAATAAGATCCAGCCATTTGTACTCTCCTAACAGCGACTTCTGCGGGACTTGCTCCGGGGATTAATCTTGGAATTAAAAAAGTGATGGTAATGCCTACAAAAATCACCAACAGGCAAACGATAAATCTTCCAAAAAAATATTTTATGAAAAATTTAAAAAAATTACTCACAAAATTTTCCTCCTGATTGGGGCTTCATCCTATAAGGAAGCCCCCGCTTTTCCCATTCAAAGCGGAGGCTTCACTCATTCCAATTCTTTCCGAAGTTAGCAACTATTCTTTTGAAATTGGCTGTATTTTAATAAACATAAATCTGGTATTTCCCCAATTTGGCACTGGATTGGTATAGGGATTACTCGAGGTGGGATAACCAGTCCAATAGGTTTCATCACAAACTGTAAATACGTTGTAAGAGAATATTGGAATTATAGGCATGTCTTCTACACAGGTTTTTATATACTGAAGTCCGAGATCGATAATTTTATCAGTTTCTTTAAAGAAATCGGTACGCCTTAAATCATCAACAACCTGGTCAATTTGTTCACTTTTATACCGCATTGGATTCTTCGCCACAGTGAGTTCGCCAGTAGGTCTATAATAATCAGAATGCCAAGATTCGAGGAACCAGAAGAGGTCTGGGTGTCCTCCCCAGGTCTCGATACACCATGCCCAATAAATCGTATTGGGATCTTCTCCGTAGTTTAATCGGTTCCATAACATAGTTGGTTCTACTGCATCTATTTGAGCATCGATACCAAACCTACGCCATTGTTCAGCAACCGCTGCCGCAGCTCTAGTCATTACCGATCGGGTAGCCGCTTCACACAAAATGGATATTTTCCAAGGGGTCCCATCTGGCAATAACCACTTTCCATTACCATCTTTTTTGAATCCCGCTCCCTCCAACAATTTACCGGCGGCTTCGAGATCATATTTCCACCAACCATATCCAACCAGTTTTCTTATTTCCTGGGGATCATCGGGTATTTTATGACCAAATGCATATCTTACTGCTTCGGCAATTTTCGTAGAAATTTCTGGATCATAAGGTTTATAATCCTCTCCACCTACTTTGAGAGTAAAATCTTTGAGCCAGGGCTCTATCTTGTCAAAATACCATCCTGGGTATAAACCGGTGGGAGGAACGTGAATGGGGGATACAGTAGCACAACCGTTATAAGCCTGAAGGGCAACCTGAACTATATCCAAGGATAAGGTGAGTGCCCATCTGACTTCCTTAAGGTTGTAAGGAAAGTGTTCATGATTCATTATCAAGGAAGGCAAAGTTGGATCGGGATGTGCCCAAGGCCAGCCATCAAACCAGGTAACACACTGTGGATTATTTTGATACAGAGTTATGGCACCTTCCGGAGGCAGGTCGTGAACAATATCAAGTTCATGCGCCATCTGATCCATGACTTTTTTCTCAGGAGACGCTATTCCTTTGTAGAGAACATATTTAGGTCCTGGTTTTATGCCATAAGCTACACCAAGATCGGATTTGTCCCAATCTTCTCTCAATTCCCATAAGAACCAATACCCATTAGGATCAAAAGATTTTAGAACGTAGGGTCCGGTTCCAATTGGTGGATTAAAGGCAAAAGCAAGAGGATCTTCGGCTTTTTCGAAGATATGTTTGGGCAGAATATAGCAAGCCGACCATCTAACTGTAAAAACGGTATGGAACCTTCCATTAGGCTTTGTCAGTTTAAATTTAACCGTAAAGTCATCTATTCTTTGACTTTCCGCTACATTAACCTGCATGTAAGCACCCCAAATCATTTCGGGGTGTGCTTTTAAAAGTTCTACCGTATAAATAACATCATCTATAGTAAATGGAACACCATCACCCCAATGTATTCCCTCCCTCACTTTTACTGTCATTTCTGTGTAGTCTTCATTATAAATAGGGGGTTCAGCTGCTAACAGGTTAATCCAGGGATCTCCTTCAATACCTTCATCGGGGTCGATATACCACAAGGCTCCCAGACATAATTGTTGGAGACCGGTTGAATAACTTAATAAACCTCCTCCCCAAAGGTTAAATCTCCCTGGGTCGAGAGAACGACCCGACGGATCTTCAATGACGATAACTTCATTTCTGGGGATTCCTGGGAGGATTTCCTGGGCAAAAGCAACGGTACCCAACACCAAGAAAACTATGGTTATCAAACATACAAAACGCCACCGTAACACAAGATTTCCCTCCTTTTAAATTCTTTTTAAACCAAGGTAATAAACATTTTTACCACAAAGAAATCTCAACCACTAACCATTCAAAAATTCTCTCTTCACACATCAAATCCCTCCTTCATACATTTTTATAAAGCCAACACTTTACGGCAACACTATCGATGATTACATCAGGAGGTATTTCTTTTTTACAAATATCTTTAGCATTGGAGCACCTAAATGCGAACTTACAACCTTGTTTAAGAAATTCTTCGATTTCCAAAATCCGTTCTTCCTTGGTTTTAGTCTCAGGCTTTATTTCCACCTCATCAGGATTTGGAACAGATTCTTTCAGTAAGATAGTATAAGGATGAAGAGGATTGAGTAAAACTTTTTCGGCAGGCCCAACTTCTACAAGACAACCTCGCAACATAACGCCAATATAATCGCTAATATAATATGCCGTAGCCAGGTCATGAGTGATATAGATGATATAGAGTTGTTTTTCTTCTTTGAGTTTTCTAAATAAATTAAGAACAAATACTCGAAGAGAAGCGTCCAACATGGAAACCGGTTCATCGGCTACAAGCAGCATAGGATTGACCATCAATGCCCTGGCGATTGATAATCTTTGCAATTGCCCACCAGAAAATTCATTTGGGAATTTATCCTTTACCTCTTCCCAGGTGAGAGCAACAGAGCTTAGTGCTTTTTCAATCACTTTTTCGAAAGAGTGGCCATTTTCATTAGTGATGCGGAGCTTTTTAATTACTGAATGAAAATAGGTTTCCACTTTTTTCAAGGGATTGAACGTTTCATAAGGATTCTGAAAAACCGGTTGAACTAGTTTCATAAAATCAAATTTTCTATAGCTCTCTATGTTTTTTCCTAAAAAAGTAATTGAACCTTCAGTAGGCTTGAGAACTCTGAGGAGGAAATTAGCAAGGGTGGTTTTTCCACTTCCGCTTTCACCAACTAAAGTGAAAACTGCTGGTTTTCTTTCAAGTTCCAAGGTAATGTCCTGAACAGCAAGTATTTTTACCTTAGAAAAAAAAGTGCCAACTTGAAACTCTTTGGTAAGATTTTTGAGAGTAAGAAATGAATCACTCACTTTTCCTAACCCTGAATATAGACTATCGATTCAAAAGATGTTATACCTCTTGAATAAGGAAAACAGGGTAGTAGATTAAATATCTGGGGTTTTTCTCTTATTTTTTAACAATCCTTGTTGAAGAAACGGTAAGTGTGAATATTTTGAGGATTTTTTTAAATAACTTTGTTGCAACACCTAATGAGTCCAAGGGTTCTATTTATTTAACCACACTCACTAGGCGATATTACTTATTCTAATAAATAAAAAACTATCGAGATGTTTTTTTGCTCTTATTCTATTTATATAAATATGACTTAGTAAATTAATTAAAACATAATCACTCTATAAAATCAAGTTGACAATTTGAAGTCAAAATACCTTATAATAAGGCTCTTCCAAAAGCTAGAAAACCATGATGAAGGTTGTCCTAATCCAATCTTTCCTTGCGAATACAATACTCATGGCTCGAATCAGTCATGCTCAATAACCAAGAAGAGGTCCCTTGAATTCATCCACCCAAAGCACTCATTCTTTCAAAATTTGAGCGTGATAGAATAGAGCCCAGTTGAGCATTCTTATTTTCTACTTCATAACAAATCAGAAAAGGAAACTTTTTTTCTTGGTTATTGAAAGATTATTGCTTATTAATCCTTAATATTCGACTTAGATTTTTATAATAAACTTTTCCTAATACCTCATCGGGTAAATAAATCCCATAAATAAACCAGCGACCTTGTCGTGGTGGGTAAGTGGGATCATAATTAAAATATTCATCATCGGTTTCTAAAAACCGCGCATAGATTTGATACCATACTTTATCGGGGAGTCGATCAATCCCAAAAATGATGCGGTCAGCATATTGTATGAAAAACTTTCTTGTTGTGTAAGGTTGTCTTCCTAATTCACCAATTCTTTCTGATATATCCACACATAAATTAGGACACTCGTCTAATAGAGAAGATACCCAAGTAAGATTTTCAGCATAACTGGCTACATGACAACCAATAAACTGGGTTTTCTTATGGCGACGAATCCGATTGGCAAATTGCTCTATAACTTCTAAAAAAGATGGGAATTGGGGACCAAAAAAACTCCATTCGGGATGCTCCCCAAGGTCATCGATTCTTTCATTAAATTGGTCAACAGGATCAAAAAAAGCAACTGGATCAGAGATATGCATATACACTGGGATTTTCAACGAGGCAGCTGTTTCGAAAATTGGATCTAATCTTGGATCGTCCACTTTGACTAAATTTCCTTGCGGGTCTTTAATATGGAGCCCCAGATTTTTCCATATTTTAATACCCGAAGCTCCCAATTTTACTTGTTCTTCAACCTGCTTGGCCGCCCAGTCTCCAAATTTGCTTCCTTTTTCTTCCCATTTGGACCAATCA contains:
- the appA_2 gene encoding Oligopeptide-binding protein AppA precursor codes for the protein MLRWRFVCLITIVFLVLGTVAFAQEILPGIPRNEVIVIEDPSGRSLDPGRFNLWGGGLLSYSTGLQQLCLGALWYIDPDEGIEGDPWINLLAAEPPIYNEDYTEMTVKVREGIHWGDGVPFTIDDVIYTVELLKAHPEMIWGAYMQVNVAESQRIDDFTVKFKLTKPNGRFHTVFTVRWSACYILPKHIFEKAEDPLAFAFNPPIGTGPYVLKSFDPNGYWFLWELREDWDKSDLGVAYGIKPGPKYVLYKGIASPEKKVMDQMAHELDIVHDLPPEGAITLYQNNPQCVTWFDGWPWAHPDPTLPSLIMNHEHFPYNLKEVRWALTLSLDIVQVALQAYNGCATVSPIHVPPTGLYPGWYFDKIEPWLKDFTLKVGGEDYKPYDPEISTKIAEAVRYAFGHKIPDDPQEIRKLVGYGWWKYDLEAAGKLLEGAGFKKDGNGKWLLPDGTPWKISILCEAATRSVMTRAAAAVAEQWRRFGIDAQIDAVEPTMLWNRLNYGEDPNTIYWAWCIETWGGHPDLFWFLESWHSDYYRPTGELTVAKNPMRYKSEQIDQVVDDLRRTDFFKETDKIIDLGLQYIKTCVEDMPIIPIFSYNVFTVCDETYWTGYPTSSNPYTNPVPNWGNTRFMFIKIQPISKE
- the oppF_3 gene encoding Oligopeptide transport ATP-binding protein OppF, coding for MSDSFLTLKNLTKEFQVGTFFSKVKILAVQDITLELERKPAVFTLVGESGSGKTTLANFLLRVLKPTEGSITFLGKNIESYRKFDFMKLVQPVFQNPYETFNPLKKVETYFHSVIKKLRITNENGHSFEKVIEKALSSVALTWEEVKDKFPNEFSGGQLQRLSIARALMVNPMLLVADEPVSMLDASLRVFVLNLFRKLKEEKQLYIIYITHDLATAYYISDYIGVMLRGCLVEVGPAEKVLLNPLHPYTILLKESVPNPDEVEIKPETKTKEERILEIEEFLKQGCKFAFRCSNAKDICKKEIPPDVIIDSVAVKCWLYKNV
- the oppD_3 gene encoding Oligopeptide transport ATP-binding protein OppD, with product MSKVIKQEKQTQVLLEVANLKAYYTTEQYGIVKEIKAVEDVSINIEGNSFLAIVGESGCGKTTLARALYGAVDSTLSIIEGKVCYHFGDQKYELSPNGNDLKNIWWERISYIPQGSLSALNPVRRLRDIFSDLANSHGKTFDEQKVKDHLEMVNLPSYVLRIYPFELSGGMRQRSVIALATFLKPDVIIADEPTSALDVVTQRDILQLLSTIQNQSKSTFIFITHDISLVPGLSNMMAIMYGGCIIEFGSTKSVFANPLHPYTKFLLSSIPKIGDKTEKKSIPGNPVSLTNPPPGCSFCPRCPRGKEVCSDSRPELLNIDSQQHYVACWLYR
- the dppC_2 gene encoding Dipeptide transport system permease protein DppC, whose protein sequence is MTPIAILDTTKRLFKHDLRFRIPLLILILLIIFAIISLFSPYDFRASYYAPINRPPSLSHPFGTNGRGQDLFWMMTFALKNSLIFGLEVAILSRLIAIIIGVIAGYKGRIIDQMLIFLCDSFIVLPIFPILIFLKLLTREMDLSTLAIVLALFGWPWDARLIRSQVLSLREQKFTITAIFSGENTWELIFYEYFPHILPIVLATTINNMLWSLGFEITLSVLGLTSLDIPTMGTITYWAIQQQAMVMGIWWWIFIPIAFIILLFTSLYLLFVSMTDFINPRARVLSR
- the abfA gene encoding Intracellular exo-alpha-(1->5)-L-arabinofuranosidase, which produces MNGYVKVWKVKTGEINDLIYGHFIEHLGRCIYGGIYDKNSPKSDERGFRKDVLEAVKKIQCPILRWPGGNFVSAYHWQDGIGPLDKRPTRLNYIWGGLESNEFGTDEFIEYCKEIGAESYFAIGLGTSTLDEALSWLEYTNLDTPTEYVDLRKKYGNSVPYRVKYWGIGNEVYGDWQVGHSSANEYSEKLRQYALFMKGIDPSIKVIAVGADNPEWDLTVLKHAGKVIDYISIHQYHGSNNYYDTVASAYYVEERLQLLDSLIKHLQLDHIKIALDEWNVWYQVIPEVEIIEKKMIFLEEPYSLKDALFAAGVFFALHRKCDSVQMANLAQMVNALGMIKTNSQSIVLTPIYHVFDMFVNHTGRTRLGIEIAADRYSIKAKSFFEGQLSFQLHNVPYLDGSATYDEKRHMMCLALGNYYLDKNLEVKVDLSDLDVTKDANCFELNSSDVMDRNDFENPSRVKINSRRMTIPDRVFSLQIPAHSLSVFEFPLQTGIN
- a CDS encoding Amidohydrolase, with translation MEHSVEELLTMMDEMNVGVIVDLDGMENKEMLITHIERFKAKAPDRFYHMGGIDWSKWEEKGSKFGDWAAKQVEEQVKLGASGIKIWKNLGLHIKDPQGNLVKVDDPRLDPIFETAASLKIPVYMHISDPVAFFDPVDQFNERIDDLGEHPEWSFFGPQFPSFLEVIEQFANRIRRHKKTQFIGCHVASYAENLTWVSSLLDECPNLCVDISERIGELGRQPYTTRKFFIQYADRIIFGIDRLPDKVWYQIYARFLETDDEYFNYDPTYPPRQGRWFIYGIYLPDEVLGKVYYKNLSRILRINKQ
- the oppB_2 gene encoding Oligopeptide transport system permease protein OppB encodes the protein MSNFFKFFIKYFFGRFIVCLLVIFVGITITFLIPRLIPGASPAEVAVRRVQMAGSYLPPESVEKLRDELLKLYGLEGSMFQQYITYWQELLKGNLGPSFASFPTPVITLIYRSLPWTAGLLVLTAMIAWVIGTILGGIATYRSKSLWVKIFEMLSNAVRPIPYYIFALALLIVFAYILRWFPAGGAFQIGIEPSYSWVFLKSVAKHGFLPALSLIIIGMGAWFLNMRNLTSNIIHEDFVVFAKQMKLKDQMILRNYVMKTAMPAQLTGLALQLGTVFSGTIITEIVFNYPGLGTLAFTAIMQSDYNLVMGITLCSIMSVALATLFVDLLLPFIDPRIQYTGGTS